The segment ggtttttttgttcagACTTAAGACAACAAACAGTTGTTACATCTTTAAATAAGTACGTACAAtaaagttattacattttaattcaattttacgcaggtttgtaaaccactcactgccccacaccaaagtccatagagaaaatcagtgattttgacatcacacacaggagttgttgatccactgctgcctccatcactaacttcaagtgtcttcttttgtcacttcagtgttctCCTTTGTTCaaattgacctcagtgacacaaagtgaccacacgaggcagcagaggaccagcagctcctgtgtccccgcgagctaaaatcactgattttctctattaggtttggtgtgggagagtgagtggtttataaagtgacacattCAGGTTTTCACAGGGGGAGGAGCCACGAGGGTGACGACGTGTGGTCACATGAAAGGAACAAAATCAGGCCCAGAGTCTGTGATTGAGACGTGCAGTGAGTTCAGGAGTGGGCGGGGCTATAAGGAGGAAGCGGTTTATCAGTAAGTGGTTTTGGAGGCGGATCCTCTGATCTGCTCTTAATTGGATCATCAGCTTTAGTTTGACGTGTGGCCGCGCACTCTCAGTCCACCGCTgaacctctgtgtgtgagttctGTTGAGGTTTGATGGCCGTCCCCTCTGACCCTCCCACGGTACAGACTGACCTGCAGCTCAGCATTATGGGTCTGAAAGCAGGCGTTGTTCTGTGGAGCGAGAACCTGTGAGACTGACGGACTCTTCGCCTCAACtgttcctctgctcctcctgtgaCCTGTGACGATCGACTGACCTCAGCCGTGTTGTGTTTGCGTGACCTGGACGCTGCAATGCCGTTCATGCCACTGAAGTTCACCCTGCAGAAGCGGGTGAAGCTGGCTCAGGGACTCTGGATGCTCTACTGGCTCTTGGTCATCGCCGGGATCCTCATCTTCAGCCTCGGCATCTTCTTCAAGGTggagctgaggaagaggagcgagCTAATGAACAACAACGAGAGTCACGCAGTTCCCAACCTACTCATCCTGGCAGGCGCATTGGCGTGCGGCCTTAACGCCTTTGGCGGGAAGGTTTGCCACGACTCCCTGGACCCCATGAAGTTCTCCAGGTGGAAGCCGATGCTGCGGCCGTACCTTCTGACGTGCTGCGGCTTcaatgtcctgctgctgctcacggCGCTGCTCTGCTTCCTCATGCAGGTCGCTCTCTACCTGACGCTCGCCGAGGGCCTCAGGTTTGGCATCAAGTTCTACAAAGACACGGACACGCCGGGACGCTGCTTCATGAAGAGGACGCTGGACATGACGCAGATCGAGTTCCGCTGCTGTGGCAACAACAACTACAGGGACTGGTTCGAGGTCCAGTGGATCAGCAACCGCTACCTGGACATGAGCAACGACGAGGTCAAAGAGTGAGTACCTGACCTTCACTGACCTGAACGTTACTGTGACTTCTGATCACgtatcaataattaaaacaatcaaTTCAGTGGCAGTGACCTCATTTTGTCTCTGGGGGGCAGGTGTTGGGGGATCAGGTCTAATCCTCCTAACATCAGGTCATGTGATCGTTCAGGTGTTTCCTGCGTGAGCTCCGTTAAACGAGGTCACCAGAGGATGAACCGGGCGTTTAAGAGGAAAAGTTTTTTTCTGCGTTAAGTCTTTAATCTGTCAGATTACATGCCAGGGGGGCGggtccacacacaaacaatcagcTGACGTCACAGGACGTGTGTTCGTGATTCGTGTCTTGTTCTTGTGTTAATTCGTTTAAGAGAtttttcactcactctctctctgagatGATTATTCCTCATCCAATTATCAGCTGGTAACACGCACCGCCCCCCAGGAGGAGTGaccagtgacatcacagaatgatctaaaaaaaaccactttacattacaatcaactatatattctatattaaatgttaaaatatacaCAGAATGTGTCTCAGCcctttgtctccgtctctgcCCCACAGTCGCGTCCTCAGTAACGTGGAGGGGAAGTTCCTGATGGACAGCGTTCCGTTTAGCTGCTGTAACCCCGGGTCACCTCGACCCTGCATCCAGCATCACCTGACCAATAACTCCGCCCACTATGACTACGACCACCGCACGGAGGAGCTGAACACGTGGACGCGCGGCTGCCAGGAGGCGCTGTTCTCCTACTACAGCAGCATCATGAACAGTGTGGGCGCGTTTgttatcatcaccatcatcctGGAGGTTAGACACCGCCCCTAAACACCAGCTTCAGCTAATCACCATTCAGCCTGGGCCACCTGTAGACAGGAGTAAACTGCTAACTTAGCATAGCATAAAGACAAGACGGGGTAAACACCTAGCTTAAACAGGCAGCTAAGTGTCTGTAACGACAATAAATAAGGGTTAACAGCTAATTTAGCACAGCATAAAGACTGAAGACAGGGAAAACTGCTCGCTTAGCATATCATAAAAATGTAGATGAGTAAACTGCTAACTTAGCATAGCATAAAGACTGTAGATGGGGTAAAATGCTAGCTTTGCATAGCATAAAGACTGTAGATGGGGTAAACTGCTAATGTAGCATAGCATAAAGACTGTGGATAGGGTAAACTGCTAACTTAGCATAGTATAAAGACTGTAGACGGGGGTTAATGCTAAGTTAAAGATAATTGCGTAGCATCACTCTCTTAATTTTCCTGCTAAAGTGAAAACTGAGAGAATCTGTTTCTCctgaagatgaatggatgaatccAGGATCAGCTGTGATCTTAATCTTCATATTAACCAGACTGACCAGGTTAACAGTTTAATGGATTAACGAGTGATTAGTGACTTTGTAAACGTCTGTCACGTGTGGACTAAGGACTGGTTGTGGACTAAGGACTGGTTGTGGACTAAGGACTGGTTGTGGACTCAGGACCGGTTGTGTATCAGGTCTGGTTGTGGACTCAGGACTAGTCATGGATCAGGACTGGTTATGGACTCAGGACTGGTTGTGGATCAGGTTTGGTTGTGAACTCAGGACTGGTCATGGACTCAGGACTGGTCATGGACTCAGGACTGGTCGTGGATCAGGACTGGTTGTGGACACAGGGCTGGTCGTGGATCAGGACTGGTTGAGGACTCTGGACTGGTCGTGGATCGGGGGCTGAGTTCATGGCGTGTTAATCTGTAGAGCAGTGGTCAAACTCAACAGGGATCAGGGATTATTCTGGACTtaatctgcagcagcagaaacagaaacagggtGAATTCTGGGTGAAGGTCATGGTGATGGTCTCAGGTCTTCCTTCAGTATCTGGTCTCGGGTCGTCCTTCAGTATCTGGATCAAAACCACAAGTTTGAccagatttatttaaaaaaataacatccaTATGATGTGCTCTGCCCCCTGGTGTTCACAGCAAAGAACACCAGCACAACTTTTCTCTTATGGAAGATTATTAGTGCCACATGTAAAAGAATATatatttgaaagaaagtaaaaagtaaaacaaatataatgggtggagtggctcagtggtgaaGACTGAGTGTGCAAAAGACACCATGGTCTCAATCACAGGTTGCGCTAGACTTTTTCGTTGTCtgtcattttgactgacagGTCATAAAAATCCCGTCATAATCCATTTTTACCGGTCACTTTAAATGATAGGGCCACagagtggttagcactctcgccttgcagcaagaagacccgggttcgagccccggttggaacaagggcctttctgcatggagtttgcatgttctctccgtgtgtgtgtgggttctctccgggttctccggcttcctcccacagtccaaaaacatgcaatgtggggattaggtgaattggacactctaaattgaccataggagtgagtgtgagagtgaatggttgtttgtctctatatgtgtgtgtgtgtgtggccctacgatggactggcgaactgtccagggtgtaccccgcctatcgcccgatgtagctgagattggcacagcacctgccgcgaccctctggtggaggataaagcggttagatgatgactgactgactttaaatgataataatgacatattcaaTTGCAGAGGAATATGAACAGTTTCAGTCTCACACCTTCCTCCTGGTCCACATGGACTTGAATCGCGTGCCTACTTGCGCGTAGTTGCGTGTGGTAGGAAATCCAGCAGCAAGCGCTCCTTCTGCACCAGTGGATCAGCTGCACCGGTCACAGACGCGCTCCAAAGCCTCCTGTCCATAGCTCTTTAACACACTGTCAGCACTACAAGGATAGCGAGATGCATTGAGTACGGTGTCCAGGTCAGaaattattctttattttgtcGCACAACATCTTTTTATCCTCCCTCCTCAGCCAAGAGAACTCCCGCCTAACCTCCTTACTGCCGGGGCTGAGTTTGTCCTTCATCTGCATCTATCCCTCTTTTTTCACCTCTTTTATCAACATAGTTTTTGGGCTTTTTAAAGAAACTTCTGACACTCAACTGCTGtgacatttctcttcttttctactTTCGACTTACTGTAATATGCTCTTCACCACCAAGTGGTCAGGCGTGTGAATTGCAATCTGTCAAAATGACGGATGGCCCTCAGATTTTTCCGTCACCCCTGGTCtcaatggtcacaagttcgactccacccctgattatactcaattccattgtaagtcgctttggataaaagtgtctgctaaatgacatgtaacgtcAAACAAATCTTCAGAATATAATCTGagaatttgattttttttactttctttcaaaaaaatgttatacATGTGGCACTAACACTCTTCCCTAACAATGTGATCTGAGAATCTGGACAAAAAAACCCATACATATGAACCTGAACCTGCTTAAGACTGgacttgttgttgatgtgaagATGAGTCtgataactgtgtgtgtgtgtgtgtgtgtgtgtgtgtgtgtgtagtccgTGGACATGGCAGGACTGAAGTACCTGATCACCGCTCTGGAGACGATGGCggagccggagaacccggagtgTGAAAGTGAGGGTTGGCTGCTGGAGAAGAGTGTGAAGGAGACGCTGGTGGAGCAGCTCGCCAAAGTCAAGTCACTGGTGAAGACCAACCAGGTGCAGGAGGGCGGGGACATGCCAGAGGCCTGagagccccgccccctcacaggactcacacacacacacacacacgttcaaagTGAACAATGATGTAAACCGTGAATGTTgatatttgtgtaaatatgtttatttgtaaacaggatctgctgtaaataaaacatctgggtttcaaaatattcaaacgacaacagacatttaaatttaagCCACGCCTCCTCATGAATACTTCCTGTCGTCAcgtggcagacagacaggagataaacaaagatatgtacagtatgttcataGTGAAAACTTCCCATCATGccatctgtttttctgtgaagttgtttttttactctaaaGTTTCAGCCATTCATCACCCACTCTGTGAAGTCTGTCATGTGTTTATGAATCTGCTCTGTGTTCACTTTTAATCCCTGATCAGATTatagtttgtttgttgattGGTCAGAGCTCGTAGTCACTGGATTGTGCtcaaaaaaaactataaagaCATCGTGAGTGAGATCAGAGTTTGACTCGTCTGTTACTCACCTCATCACTTCACCCACACTGGTCCAGGGTTAAGTctgataataaatataaataaataaactcctGACTGCCTGTTGCCGGGCAGATCTCACATTAGATCAGATTAAGACCATCACTTCAAACAAGGAAGAAGCAGATTTAGTGGGCGGATATATATCTCTCAGTCAgagttatatatatacatatatatatacagtgggtacggaaagtattcagacccctttaaatgtttcactctttgtttcattgcagccatttgctaaaatcaaaaaagttcattttatttctcattaatgtacactcagcaccacatcttgacagaaaaaaaaacagaaatgtagaaataatatagatgagaccaagattgaactttttggcgttctaagtggtatgtgtgaagaaaaccaagcactgctcatcacctgcacaatacaatcccaacagtgaaacatggtggtggcagcatcatgctatgggggtgtttttcagctgcagggacaggacgactggttgcaattgaaggaaagatgaatgtggccaagtacagagatatcctggaagaaaacctcatccagagtgctcaggacctcagactgggccgaaggttcaccttccaacaagacaatgacgaAAATAACCAAGGAGTGGCTTCacaacaactctgtgaccattcttgactggcccaaccagagccctgacctaaacccaattgagcatctctggagagacctgaaaatggctgtccaccaacgttcaccatccaacctgacagaactggagaggatctgcaaggaagactggcagaggatccccaaatccaggtgtgaaaaacttgttgcatcattctcaagaagactcatggctgtactagctcaaaaggagcttctactcaatactgagcaaaggctctgaatacttatgaccatgtgatatttcactttttcttttttaatacatttgcaaaaatttctacatttctggGTTTTTTCTGAGTGTACAgtaatgagaaataacatgaactttttgattttagaaaatggctgcaatgaaacaatgaGTGAACAATTTAAAGAGGTCTGAATACTTCGTactccgtacccactgtatttTTAAACGTTCTagctctttgttgttgttgtttgtaaaaaaaacgtGCATAACATAATCAAACGTTTAAGTTTGTTAGTTCGTTtcgtgtatttattttaaatttatatgaatatatatatattttacttgTGTTGAAAACAACTATTTGATTTCAcgttttatataaaataaacggttttaatctttttttgtttgttttagattCGTTTTATTTTGGTAGTTATTTCCCGTCCAGAACAGGAAGCAACAGGCGCCGCGTTTCCGCTCCTCCTGTCGCGAAACTGCCGCAAATGGCAACAACTGAGagcgccctctctctctctccgtctgtctctctgtctctctctctatctctctgtaatagttttttttctcggTTTACGCGTTGTTTGCCGTTATCGTTGATATGACGTCTTGTGTGCAGCGGCTCGTGACTTCCGTCCTGGAGGAGTTTGCGTTTAGCGCCAGGACAGAGATCTGCCAGAGACTAGGGACAACGTCACACAGTGAGGTATGACGTAAGAGCTgcgactaacgattattttcctcatcgattaatctgtctattatatttttttacgaTCATTAtgatttttgtccacaaactaaaacaaatattcagtttcaatgattcctttaaaatattcacagctgaaaatggacagaaagtagaaaatattcacatttaagaagctgaaaaatgacagaaagtagaaaatattcacatttaagaagctgaaaaattacagaaagtagataatattcacatttaagaagcagaaaaatgacagaaagtagtaaatattcacattgaagaagctgaaaaattacagaaagtagaaaatattcacatttaagaagcagaaaaatgacagaaagtagaaaatattcacatttaaaaagctgaaaaatcacagaaacaagaaaatattcacatttaagaagctgaaaaatgacagaaagtagaaaatattcacatttaagaatctgaaaaatgacagaaagtagaaaaaattcagaattaagtagctgaaaaatgacagaaagtagaaaatattcacgtttaagaagccgagaaatcacagagagtagaaaatatNNNNNNNNNNNNNNNNNNNNNNNNNNNNNNNNNNNNNNNNNNNNNNNNNNNNNNNNNNNNNNNNNNNNNNNNNNNNNNNNNNNNNNNNNNNNNNNNNNNNAAAGACCTCCTCAATCCCACTGACATGCCTTCTGATGAGGAAGCAGCATCTGGGGACTCAGGGGTGGGCCTTGGAGATTTTAATTTTAGGTCATTTTGCCCAAACCTACAGTATGTTGAATTCCTTATCACATAAATTAAGATATTGTTTTTACGAACAATATGTTAATTGTCTTGTAAAAAAACTTTGATTTGCATATATTACATAATTATactataaacatacagtatacatactcATACGCACTGTAATATATCTTTTTTATTCCGCACTTCATGCaggtactgtatatatgcagcATCATTCTTTTCCAAGTTGTCACaataaaaaggagagaaaattCAGCATCCTATAGAGCTTTTAGTGTGATCACACCCACAAAGGGGAATGTTAGCTTGAAGCAGATAATTTGTAATTTTCATAAAATGActccaaataaacaattacaGGTGAgaactcatatatatatatatatgtatgtatatatgtatatatatatatatatatatatatatatatagttagtTTTATTAAGTAACATTTTGTATTGGAATAGGAACTGTAATTGGTCCAGTCTGTCTTCCTCTGGTACCTGGGACGTCCCATCTTTCCTGTTACAGTTCAACAGTGTTGCTGTTGGAGTgataatgtatatatttttaatatagatAATATACATTTTCAGTAATTTTCTTTATTCCCATGTGCCAGTTTCTCTCTGCGTCTCACAATACATTCCCCAGCATTGGTTCCTACTCATTACAGTAACAATATACaatgttatttaataaaactAATATCAAATATATGCTTCAATATAAGTTCTCATCTGtgtaattgtttatttggagTCAAAGCCATTTTATGAACATTACACGTTCATTGCTTCATTATAACATTCCTCTTGTCTTATAGTGattgctgtcaatcaaatacaAGAAGAGGGGAGTGCGCGTAAAGcagaggcagtgtgtgtgtgtggtggctgccccacacacacatagctaaGTCGTTTCCCACTCgtgctgtatttaaaaaaaaaaaaagcagaaacttTGCACCTTTGAAGCAAGACGGCTGCAAACCgaatttgactgaaaacacaaagaagtggcCACGAAAAGTATTAGAAGTGAATTATAATTACAAACCCAGCAGTTAAAtaggataaatgcttcttgtcccaACCCACCCCAGCTCTactgctgtgtacacacaaaggctccctcagtcaggtctggtagtattgcttgacagatcTTTCAGCAGAAATATCAGTATataatttctgttcatgaaagCCAAACATAGGCTGAATAAtatttcacatgaaaacatcatAGTCTGAATGTAGCCTCTACTACATCAGAGCAATGTAACCTGTCATGTCAATCACATTATAGTTTTAGGGGTTCAGTTTTTGAATTGTTGCCCTTAAATGCTTTGATCTAATGAACACTGCAGCAACAAAGCAATTTAGCATTGTTCCTTCACACTAACACTGGTCTAATAGCAGCGCAGGGTTATAATAGCCCTTACAGCCTCGAAGGCTGCGTTAATGTTAATACCATGACTGGCTTTTGCTCAGCAGGTACTCTCAAGTAGCAGATGTGTTCGAGCTTCTAAAACAAGAGGCCCACAGGCTTTTTGTCAGCCCTGTCCCATGTGACAAACAGCTTGTCAGCAACTTTCTATGGTGCCACATCTGGAAATGTTATTCCCCATCTCCTCCGAGCTATCCCTCAACTCTGCCACTGAGCCGACTGAAGGTTTGGGCAGAGAGGATCATCTTACCGTCACCACAGTGACCAAAGAATAATGATGTGTGCAGTCACAGCAGGGATTTCTAGCACTTCAACGAGTTCTCAGTCGCAGAGAATCATCACTATCGTTAAATGTTAGAGGAGTGGTTCTCAAAATTTTTTTGcaaagtaccacctgagaaaatattgagctctctgagtgacaccattatcaccaatgttaaacTACAGTTGTCTGAATAGGCTGATCAAAGTCAGCTATAGACTTTTCctcaataagataatttgctctctcgtcatcatcctcttcctcacattatacttcagacactggtatagtgaaattacaTTAAGATGGATTGAgcgatttttttgttattcatcattttctacgcactccggTCAAAAGTCCTCAGCTCCACTTTGTATATATAGTACAACAGTTTATCTTATTTtttcagaggaagcttgcgtaccaatAGTGGTACATGAACCACAGTTTAAAAACCAAGGTGTTAGAAAATTGtagctgagaacatgtgaaaaaatgacttgtcttttcaaaaaaatgttggcgtgtctaaaaatatggcttCATGACACACAGTAGCCACAGTTAGCTCAACTCCTCCACAAACACGATTACTACTGCCTGGTTTGCTAGCTAGCTAAGATGTCTTTGTCCTGCAAATGTGTCTAAAGCcccgccccacactagaggataactGATCTGGTCCTTTCGACAATCGTGGGTGCCTTCCGTTTTTAGACTAATTtaaacagattatctggccaaattatgagggattaacattttatatcattGGACGCATCTTCCAGTTTTTCAAATCATAAGTAttgaacatgtttaatatttacgACTGAACGGCGATTGGGCCGTGAGCAGAACCCAGCAATATCCAATGAGCGTGAGTTGATCTTGAAATGgatattgcatattttttttagaacttTAACTTGTATAAGACAAGTTGATTCCATCTTCTCAGaacaaaacatt is part of the Solea senegalensis isolate Sse05_10M linkage group LG15, IFAPA_SoseM_1, whole genome shotgun sequence genome and harbors:
- the prph2b gene encoding peripherin-2b, producing the protein MPFMPLKFTLQKRVKLAQGLWMLYWLLVIAGILIFSLGIFFKVELRKRSELMNNNESHAVPNLLILAGALACGLNAFGGKVCHDSLDPMKFSRWKPMLRPYLLTCCGFNVLLLLTALLCFLMQVALYLTLAEGLRFGIKFYKDTDTPGRCFMKRTLDMTQIEFRCCGNNNYRDWFEVQWISNRYLDMSNDEVKDRVLSNVEGKFLMDSVPFSCCNPGSPRPCIQHHLTNNSAHYDYDHRTEELNTWTRGCQEALFSYYSSIMNSVGAFVIITIILESVDMAGLKYLITALETMAEPENPECESEGWLLEKSVKETLVEQLAKVKSLVKTNQVQEGGDMPEA